A segment of the Nasonia vitripennis strain AsymCx chromosome 2, Nvit_psr_1.1, whole genome shotgun sequence genome:
ctgATGCGATTATCTCTGAGAGACTTTTGTCAATCGggctcaaaatttttttgggaaCTCGTCTCATAATAGTATGCTGACGGTCCTATTTTGGGCCTGATTCctaacatatatacaaaatgcagccatcatttttttaacactttttgacatacacaaccctaaacgcgattttttgatacataaatgcaataataacttcggtgcaacatgccccatccaacccaattattttcagcaattttcctatattattaaaagctgaaagttatattttggcctttatctcatacatatatacaaaattaaaccacttttttaattaaattataaaaaatgcataatttaggaaatacgtaatcgccgaatacaatccgtgtaacttggcatcatataacgacgtacgttatattaattaaatcttttaagctgaatcagtataattcactttcaaaattcaagtgtatatactggactagaaaaacctaaactcaataaagaaaattgctgagattgaagaaaagctctaagtagcttactacattcctctaaactatgctaaacaatcaattttctgaTATTCTAATGGAAATCCtacaaacgaaatatcatccttttgtttacttcctcttgaaaactgcgatacaaaagtgttgtattatttatctgaaattacaataaaataaaataaaaataagatataatttaggaatatctacaaacaaaagtaaataattgagatacaaatacaaataagttacAATTTCGAGTAGTTTTGATGATAGTGTTGATAACCGCCAGAAGAAtaccaatcaaaactttgacaacaatattgaaaaaaagaggataatactgtataagcactgaaaaaaaaaacacagtcgtttctgctgtacAGTCCGGTAgctttaaccgttctgccaccgtaacgactgttcagtaagaacaacggtgtgccactggtagttttggcgagtcgggactcgtaaaattggtcgcttacgcgggacaccagcaaaaacgaccgaactgattatttaaaactgctgaactctacggtaattttggcgagtcttcgtacaatgacggattactggtgcgagttcagtgaaaatggctgtgttttttttcagtgcgcCTCGCGGTGCAAGGCGGCAAGCCAACGCGGCCGTAAGGCCGcgcgtggcgcgctagttTCTTCTTGTCATTCGAAAATCGAGCTCCACCGCCGACAAGAACGGCACAATGATTCCCCAACGATCGTTGCAGCAGTGGCAGAACAGCCGGCACTTGTTCGctgaatgaaaatttaaatggcCCGGGTCAACGATACGCATCGCCCGCTATATATGCGCTTCCCTCTCCCGCGCGCAGGCTATACCTATACACTGCACACGActactatttttgttttcagcCCCGAGTTTTAATCGATAGCGCATTTTTAGCAGCCGTTTCACGTCCGGATCGAAACTCCCGCTGCTGCAGCacacactgaaaaaaaaaacacagtcgtttctgctgtaaagtccggtagttttaaccgttctgccatcGTAACGACTGTAGAGTAAGAagaacggtgtgccactggtagttttggcgagtcgcgactcgtaaaattgacaccagcaaaaacgaccaaactgattctttaaaactgctgaactctacggtactcttggcgagtcttcgtacgatgacggattactggtgcgagttcagttaaaatggctgtgttgttttttttcagtgcagAAGTATAAGTAGCGGGAAACAAAAAGTCCGAGTAGTTTTCTGTATTGTCTGCAAAGTTGTTTCCCTGAAGCGCGACATCCGTACACTCTCTTCTCGGCGATGTTTGCCCGAGCGACTTATCGAAAAAAGTTCGTCGAATTAAACGGCGCATCTCCCTCGCCCCCCTCGCCCCCCCGACGACCCTGACGCCGTTCGTTGCGCCGCGACTCGAGTACGCCATATACGAGTATCCTGAGACACGCAGCAGTAGGTATACACAACAAGGGTACAAGGTACTCACATTCTTTGCTTTTCTCGGCGTCGACCTGACGGGGCAGTCCAGCGACGAGGAGCAGCGCCAGCGCGATTCCAAGGACGAGCCTCATCCTCTGGAGCTGCAAGGGGGGCCGCACTCGCGAGCGAGCCGGCCTCGGGGCCCCTTTGGGGACCCCGGGCCTGTCTCGGCGCGCTTCCATATCAGCGCGGCATAGTCGTCAGCGACGCCGTCGCCGCCAGCGACATAACCTCCAAAGCGCTCGCGCACTCGCCGGCACAACAGTGGGATACGTCCTCTCCTCCTCGGCTCGTCGTCCAGCTACGATGCGGTGCAGcgaagcgcgcgcgaacgacgCGGAAATCGAGAGAGCCGCAACGACGAATCAACGATGTATGTACGAGGTAGGTATATACGGGAGTAGAGAGCAAGGATCGTCGTCGGAGAAAGATACAGCGATGCAAGCTCGGGAAGAGAGAGCTGCTCGCGAGCCGAAGGCGCGTACGCTATTGGCGTGTGGGCGAGCAagacagagtgagagagagagagagggagagagagccgccACCGTACGGGGGTTGCTCGCTTCGCGGAGCGCGAGTATCGATCGCTGCGCGGACCACCGGCGTCCGCGCCCGCTTCCCCTCTCTCCCCTACCGCCTGCGCCGCGTACGTACTGTACATTTTCTACTGTGCAGCTCACGCACACAACTATAGTACCGTGTACGGGCAGTCTGGGGCGCGCTTTTTGATAGCGAtgcgggctctctctctctctctctctccccttttCCCGCGAGAGAGGGCAGGTTGTGCGCGACCTCGCGATGTGGGGAACGGGGCCACGCGCTGCGAGTATATGGGTATACAGCTCTACTGTGCATAGCTGCGCCTGTGTGCGGgggctgatttttttttttttttttttttttttcggggaATGCGGGCCTGTGTTTTTCGACCAGCGATCGCCGATATTGATTAAAAGTGCCGCACACACACGCTGAGGGTTTGTTGAGCGAGAGGCGCTCGCCTAATGAACGACGAGGAGTCGCGGGCGCCGATGTTTTGTTGGGTTCTATTATTGCGCAGCGCGGCGCACAACAAGCGCGGGTAAACGttaggagcgagagagagagagcgaaaaaggGCTTTTAATTAAAGAGCGCAAAGTTATCTGTTCATAAAAGATGACTGCGCGCAGCGGCTTAGACTGGCGAAACGAGGGCCGTTAAGTGCAGTCTCTCATTGGCCGCGCGCGTAAGAGTCGTGAAACGTAAAAGCCGCGCACACAGGAGCTTCGCCCCAtaccttatatatatatatatatctatactaTATAGCGGTGGCGTAGAGTCGCACTTATAGCAAACAGCATACGCGTAGCTACTTACACGCGGGCAGACTCCGCACTCTAGAGCTCGGGACCGCGTCAAATTTGTATTGAATTTCCCACTCGACGCATTGGATGTCGACTAACCCCTTTGTGTCACCTGACGCCATTGCGGGCTTACGATGGGGGAACATTGCTTTTTCGGCCCGAGAACTCGAAGAAAAGCCGCTGACGTATAATACGAGCGACATTAAAGCGGCTTTATCGCTCGCTTCGGCACGCCTCGGGCCTCGTAAACAGCCTGCAgttctcgcgagcgcgctctGCAGCCGCACGCGGCAATCCCAGTCCCAACATGACCGGTAACGCTCGATTTTTCCGCTGCGTCATCCTGCTGCTGATCGCCCTTCGAGCGTCCGATGCGATCGAGTCGTCGACTCTCAGCACCACCTCTAGCATCGGCGGCATCGCGACCAAGATCGTCAAAATCATCAACCACGCGACCGACGGCGTGCGCTACCTCAACCGAAAGCTCAGCGACCTGGCTTACCGGGGCGAGAACACCAAGCGACTCATCGACGAGGTCGGGAGCAGCATGCTGGACGAGCTGCGCTACCTGTCCCAGAGGAGGGACCAGTTCAGGGTCGACGTGGAGAACTTCAAGAACAACGTCATCAGCAAGATCGACAAGCTCGTGCCCGCGCTCGTCGAGCTCAACCGAAGGTTCTCCGTCGTGTTCGTCAATTCGATGAACGTCGACAAGGTCTACGACACCTTTTACGAGTACCTGAAAAACCCCGGCAAGTACAAGAGCGACGTCGTCGTGAAATTCGCCCTCGACTCCGTGGCCGAGGACAACTGCGGCCTGCTCCACCTGCTCACGGAGATCGACTCGCTTCTCACTCTGGAGGAGACGTCGACGCCCAGCACCATCAAGTTGCTCAATCAGCACATCCAGGTTTGCTTCAATTGATCGGAGAGCTTGATCGAGCGTTTGTAAAACATCCTTTTTCGCAGCTATTTTTGCGGCTCACCAACGTCGCCCAAAGTCCTCAGCAGTTTCTCTACAACTTCCTCATATCCGTGCTCTACACCCAAATGAAGGCTTACATAACGATCAAGTACAGCTTCGAGGTGCTGGAATCGCATGAAACCGGTAAGAGATTTAGAAAGCAGTTCTCCTAATTTTCTCCTCATGCCtcggttttaattttaaatcgaGAGCATCGATTTAACCAAAAGCACTTATTCAACAATTTTCCATTTCGACAAGTTAACGCAATAAGGAAggaataaattttacattttattactttGTCATTCGGCCGTAAAATCGTGCGAGTCTGAAAAACACGACGACGACTGCAGAGCATACGTTGCAAAAATTACTTCCCAGTTTAGGCTTGCCGTAGGACGAAGAGCGTTCCAAAATGGTTAAAATCGCCCGATTGGCCTTTTTCGTGTTTCTAATTTTTCCGTATCGAACGTCCGAGGCTCTGGAACCATTGAGCATAGTGGCCATCAGCACAACGATCGTATCGGGACTCATTACCGCCGGTGTATTCGTGGCAAAACAAGTGAGGAATAACGAGCGAAGACTGAGCGATCCTGCATATCGCGGTGAAAACGTTCGCAGACCCTTCGATCGCGTAGAGAACAATGTCCTCGACCAGTTGCTATATCTCTCCAAACGGCGCGATCAGTTCAAAGTCGACGTGGAACACTACAAGAACGAGGAAATCGAAAAAATCACGGAAAACATACCGCCGATCGTTGAACTGTTGAGGCGATTGTCCGTCGTGTTCGTGGATTCCATCACCATTGACAAATCTTACGACAGCTTCTTGGAGTACTTGACCAAACCGGAAAAGTACAATCGCGATATGATATTGAAATTCGCGAAGGACAGCCTGTCCGAAAACAACTGTGGATTGAAACACCTTATCACCGAGATACGCACGCTTCTCTTAGAATCTGCCGTCTCGAGTCCTAGTGCTCTGACTTTGCTCGTTCGAAACAACGAGGTAGGTTTTTCTCCATTTTTCCGCGAAAATCTCGCGATATTTCAACTATGACGCATTCTCGGGTGCGCAGTTGTTTTTCCAGCAGTTCGAATTTTCGCAAAGTCCCCAGCAGTTCCTCCACAATCTTCTGATTTCGCTTCTCCTTGCGGAGACGAAGGCTTACCTAACGATGAGATTTAGCTACGACGTTCTAGAACTGTATAGCAAGAAAGTGAGTAAAAAGCGCACCTGTCTGTCCTTGAACCACGTAGGTCCGTACTCGGGGCACATAAAGAGGTTGGAGCAAGACGTCGCCCTGAGGATCAACAAAACCATCGGCACCTTCAAGGTAGCCATGGCCAACGTGCCCAGAGAAATTTGGGAGAACAATCCGCCCCAACACGTAGAAGGTACGTACGACTCGTTGAAGGCCGTACGACGCCTTTTAGGAAACGACTCGCGATGAATAACTCTCATTTGTCCCAAAGACGTCACCTTCGCCGAACTGAAGAACGTCTTCCAGTCGTACGTGATCAACGAAGCAGATTTCAAGAAAGAGGGCAGTTGCGGTCATACGTGCAAGGATTTCAAACTGGCTCTAGCCGGGCTGGACTGCTACTACGACAAGCAGTTTTGCAAGAAACATCAACGATGCTCCGGTACTCTGCACGACTGCGTTCACCAATTCGACGAGGAGATGTTCGTTTGCTTGGAGGTACCCGCCTTTTCGTTTTCTGCATCGCTTCCAATTGAAATTAGGTGTCATGACGCTGGCGTGTGAttcgaaggaaaaaaatagCACCAGAAGATACCAGTACATCGACGTCGGATACCAGAGGTATGGACTGGAGGACAAATCGTGCCCGTCCAAAGCGATAGAGCTGGATCGTCACTACTCGGCCCACAATATGGCGTACTGCGATTCTTGCATGTGCCTTTGCGACGACGATGCCCACCCGAAGACGGAAAGATATTTCAGCCTGATATCCAGTATCGCGGCTGTTAAGGAAAATTAGTAAGTTGCAAATGGTATTTTTTACTTGGCGCAAGCTTCACTACTTTCATCTCCCCTTTTCCGTACAGTGTTCTCACGGGAGCGCGATTGGTAAAGCGCGAAAGAACGATCCACGTCCAGATACAACAGGGTCAGCTGCTACCGTACGGTCACGTGAACGAAAGCACCGTTGAGTGGGTGCCGATCAAAGCGGACGTCCTAGCGAAAGGTATCCTAACGATTCTTTCAAACAGCTTGATCGAAGTATGATTAATGACCTGCGTTTGCGGTAGACGAGGTCTACAAAATCAAATGGCTCGGCTCAAGGACCGTATTCCTAGACGACATAGAAGTACCGAGGAACAACGTCGTTGTCGGTCTGGGATTCAAGGCTCCTGAGCAGAACAACATCAAAGTCTTGCGCCTCGTAGCTTACTCCGCTCCGATGAATTACTCCGCTGGAGTCTTGACCAGCGAAACGTACGAGAGCCATTCTTCCGAAGAATCCAGGTAACGTTCATTCGAGTCGGCGGTTAAAATCGCGCAGACGATAATCCAATGCCTGCGTCTAATTATTCCAGTGACGAAGTAGTCCTCGAGGATCTGGACATACCCACGCGCAGGTCGTCGCAGATCGTTCAGAAATCGGCGAATCACCAGTACGTGAAATTCCGCACCACCAGCCTCTTGACCGACGTAGGCCAAAGCACGATTCCGTTCATCGACAGCCAGAGCGTGACGACGAATCCGGCCTCGCCCATGTCCGGCGCCGGAATCTATCACAGACGTTCGTCCGGGGACGGGGGCTTCCTGGCCCTGAAACTCTTCACCTTCAACGTGGAGCCCGAGCTGCGGGCCGACATCGTGGAGACCCAACTGGAATTGAATTAGAAACTATTGTCGATCCAAAAAGTTGTGTACAAGAGCACGATAATAAATCCTGCGCACCTCGGCATTATTTACGATTCTATAGTAGAAAAAACTCCCTGACTACGGGCGCAAACAAAACATTCTCGATAAGCCCTGTAAATTGCACGAAATGAAATTTCAGCCAAAcctattaattttaataagagCCGCATTTCTTCTTTGCGGCCGCCGCGTAAACTGGAAGATTACCGAGAGAGGCGTCATTGTATTTTCACGCGTATAGTCGCGTTAACCTTGCTCGCGAGCCAAAGTCGGCTAGCGTGCGGCCGACCGCATTTTCATATACATTCTCCGCTGCCGCCCTCGCGAGCGACGAGTAACGCGAAATTTCCAGGCTACTATACGGGAGCGGACGCGCCAGCGGGATTAATTATCGCGATGCAAAGGGCTGTTTACGGGTACTCGCATGACGCTGCGTGGATTTGGTTCTTAGGCAGAAACTGAAAGTCGCGCAGAGCTGAATAAATAAAGTCGACCTGGAAGTGAATCGAAAATCGGTATAAATAATGCAGCGGGACATGCACTCTCGTCGCTGCGCGCTATTATCGATACTCTATATATCGCGATAAGAATATAAACCTAGCGATTGCGATAAGGCCGAcctcgacacacacacacacgtagaCATTGCGTCACGGAAAGTGGCTAATGGTTGGCCGAAAAGTGTCGGGAAAATTCGGCGAGTTGAACCGGTCAGGAGTGATCGGTCTGAACTTTgaccgaaaaaaaattcgaggaAAAAATGAAAGTCAGCGTGTAGTCTCGAATACCGGCGTGCTCGGGACAACGTGAATTTCTGCGGCCGCGGATATCGTACCCCTAGACCACAGGCTGACTGATAGAAAATAAGCGAGTAAGCCAGATAATCCGTGCAGCGGATCTCGGATCTAGTCTGCTCGGCTCTGCCACTGCGCTCTCTGTCCGCGTGTGCAGTGCAGCCATTTACTCGGATTGGGTGggctagatttttttttcttttttttttttgctttttcagTGGACTTGGGGGGAATCGTTAGTTCGTTCAAAGTGACCTTGCGTGGATAGCTGATTACCGGGCGTCGGTAAGCTTATTGTACCTGCGTCGAACTTGCGACGCTGAACAGCGAGGAAGAAACGAACGGGAGCTTCTAAAAGTACGAGCAGAAAAAGTCTCTTTTATCCCGCATAAACATCGCAGGACTAGCGTGAAATGTCCTATTTAATTATCTCCGCGGGCAAATTACAGTTCTCGCGCAGCTCTATCATTAAAAGGAGTTCCTTGTATTTTCCGCGAGGGAGTACGGCTCTGCCGTGCCATTGTGCTCGCGAGATTAGCTCGAAATTATAAGACAAACCTTTCGGTAAATTATCGACCTCTCCGCGCGTACAAACGCTTCATCGCATGCTGCTGCTTACAACGAACGAACTGCTGCGcaattttcctttttcttttcatcaTTTCCTCCAAACATCGAATCGCGATGTGAATAGCGAGTGAAATATCGCCGATCGATTATTAATCGCCCGAAAGACGGGGTCAAACGCGTAATTTCCTTCTGCCAACATACAGAAGGCCCGAGCGGAAAACGAGCGGCTGATTGGATCTTCGAAAACGCAAACAGCCGCGCACGCAACAGCTGCCGGCGTCGAATTAATACGCGTCAAATTAGAATaatccactcgctctctcgcttctccGTTCGCGTCCTTCCTTCGTCGACGCGGCCGAGTTTTCGTTCGCATCGATTGACTGATAGAAATGCACGTCCCGATGAATTCGACAATGAAGCATCCGCGTATTTGTCGCTGTTCGGCCAGCCTCTGTATAACGAGTTTGCGCTACGGGCGCAAATTTTTAATGTGCGCAACGAACTTTCGGGGATAGAGGCCAGAGAAAAACCTTCGATTCGCACGG
Coding sequences within it:
- the LOC100118844 gene encoding uncharacterized protein LOC100118844 isoform X2 translates to MTGNARFFRCVILLLIALRASDAIESSTLSTTSSIGGIATKIVKIINHATDGVRYLNRKLSDLAYRGENTKRLIDEVGSSMLDELRYLSQRRDQFRVDVENFKNNVISKIDKLVPALVELNRRFSVVFVNSMNVDKVYDTFYEYLKNPGKYKSDVVVKFALDSVAEDNCGLLHLLTEIDSLLTLEETSTPSTIKLLNQHIQLFLRLTNVAQSPQQFLYNFLISVLYTQMKAYITIKYSFEVLESHETGPYSGHIKRLEQDVALRINKTIGTFKVAMANVPREIWENNPPQHVEDVTFAELKNVFQSYVINEADFKKEGSCGHTCKDFKLALAGLDCYYDKQFCKKHQRCSGTLHDCVHQFDEEMFVCLEEKNSTRRYQYIDVGYQRYGLEDKSCPSKAIELDRHYSAHNMAYCDSCMCLCDDDAHPKTERYFSLISSIAAVKENYVLTGARLVKRERTIHVQIQQGQLLPYGHVNESTVEWVPIKADVLAKDEVYKIKWLGSRTVFLDDIEVPRNNVVVGLGFKAPEQNNIKVLRLVAYSAPMNYSAGVLTSETYESHSSEESSDEVVLEDLDIPTRRSSQIVQKSANHQYVKFRTTSLLTDVGQSTIPFIDSQSVTTNPASPMSGAGIYHRRSSGDGGFLALKLFTFNVEPELRADIVETQLELN
- the LOC100118844 gene encoding uncharacterized protein LOC100118844 isoform X1, whose amino-acid sequence is MVKIARLAFFVFLIFPYRTSEALEPLSIVAISTTIVSGLITAGVFVAKQVRNNERRLSDPAYRGENVRRPFDRVENNVLDQLLYLSKRRDQFKVDVEHYKNEEIEKITENIPPIVELLRRLSVVFVDSITIDKSYDSFLEYLTKPEKYNRDMILKFAKDSLSENNCGLKHLITEIRTLLLESAVSSPSALTLLVRNNELFFQQFEFSQSPQQFLHNLLISLLLAETKAYLTMRFSYDVLELYSKKVSKKRTCLSLNHVGPYSGHIKRLEQDVALRINKTIGTFKVAMANVPREIWENNPPQHVEDVTFAELKNVFQSYVINEADFKKEGSCGHTCKDFKLALAGLDCYYDKQFCKKHQRCSGTLHDCVHQFDEEMFVCLEEKNSTRRYQYIDVGYQRYGLEDKSCPSKAIELDRHYSAHNMAYCDSCMCLCDDDAHPKTERYFSLISSIAAVKENYVLTGARLVKRERTIHVQIQQGQLLPYGHVNESTVEWVPIKADVLAKDEVYKIKWLGSRTVFLDDIEVPRNNVVVGLGFKAPEQNNIKVLRLVAYSAPMNYSAGVLTSETYESHSSEESSDEVVLEDLDIPTRRSSQIVQKSANHQYVKFRTTSLLTDVGQSTIPFIDSQSVTTNPASPMSGAGIYHRRSSGDGGFLALKLFTFNVEPELRADIVETQLELN